Proteins encoded within one genomic window of Fragaria vesca subsp. vesca linkage group LG1, FraVesHawaii_1.0, whole genome shotgun sequence:
- the LOC101291571 gene encoding ankyrin repeat-containing protein P16F5.05c-like, which translates to MGVEDSSLGTMSSEDKVDALLEAARYDDMEDITSLVSQGVSLDSKDSQGRTALHMACANGHLDVVEYLISRGVDLNATNVEMNTPLHWACLNGHIEVVKKLILAGATVGVLNSYEKSPIDEAVSGQKMDVIDAINESVAQLELTGIRVS; encoded by the exons ATGGGAGTTGAGGATTCTTCTCTCGGAACCATGTCGTCGGAGGATAAAGTTGATGCCTTGCTGGAG GCCGCAAGATATGATGATATGGAAGATATTACGTCCTTAGTATCCCAAGGTGTTTCTCTTGATTCCAAGGATTCCCAGGGCCGAACAG CACTACACATGGCTTGTGCTAATGGTCATCTCGATGTTGTGGAGTATCTTATCAGTAGAGGAGTG GATCTGAATGCTACAAATGTGGAGATGAATACACCCCTACATTGGGCCTGCCTGAATGGACATATTGAG GTGGTTAAGAAATTGATCTTGGCAGGAGCTACTGTAGGTGTCCTGAACAG CTATGAGAAGAGTCCAATTGATGAAGCTGTGAGTGGGCAAAAAATGGATGTTATTGATGCCATTAATGAATCAGTGGCCCAACTAGAGCTTACTGGCATCAGAGTGTCCTAA
- the LOC101291281 gene encoding ribosomal N-lysine methyltransferase 3-like gives MAARRVRAFKRWMKQEGIECSDALELTVSAAQGLSITALAELHVGDAVARIPKAACLTVVTTSARDMIDAAGLDGSLGLAVAIMHERSLGEQSPWAPYLAVLPEREAIPLVWTAEEAEELLRGTELQQTVKEDRTVMLEDWKESIEPLRDHIGTRFERFFGFEDYLAARTLIASRSFQVDDHHHGVGMVPLADIFNHKTGAEDVHLNTSASSEDSESEEAESGSEDGNESTTSTTSSVGHTTGASTTDDVASGASDDDGDDDDLEMVMVKDVKAGAEVFNTYGLLGNAALLHRYGFTEPDNPFDIVNIDLELVLQWGASLFSGQHRRARLSLWRRLGYSGCASHNSEYFEILFNGEPPNELLLLLYIMLLQQDAYDKIDLALATAGNSNGHMDGILSDKSEKLSDITAEFSEAVLLTNTICNALLSLADMRESLYGKNSIEDDIEALKRFCSIKEKKLHHSLMLRISERKIIQKFRTFASSSSQVRTGEASPRKKLKRK, from the exons ATGGCGGCGCGGCGGGTGAGGGCGTTCAAGCGGTGGATGAAGCAGGAAGGGATCGAGTGCAGCGACGCCTTGGAGTTAACCGTATCCGCCGCCCAAGGCCTCTCCATCACAGCCCTCGCTGAACTCCACGTCGGCGACGCCGTGGCCAGAATCCCCAAGGCCGCGTGCCTCACCGTCGTCACCACCTCCGCACGTGACATGATCGACGCCGCAGGCCTCGACGGAAGCCTGGGCCTCGCGGTGGCGATCATGCACGAGCGGAGCCTCGGCGAGCAGTCGCCGTGGGCGCCGTACCTGGCGGTGTTGCCGGAGCGAGAGGCGATTCCGTTGGTGTGGACGGCGGAGGAGGCGGAGGAGCTGCTGAGAGGGACGGAGCTGCAGCAGACGGTAAAGGAAGACAGGACAGTGATGCTGGAGGACTGGAAAGAGAGCATTGAGCCTTTGCGTGATCACATTGGGACTCGATTTGAGAGGTTTTTCGGGTTTGAGGACTACTTGGCGGCAAGAACGCTCATTGCTTCCAGGTCTTTCCAGGTAGATGATCACCACCACGGAGTCGGGATGGTTCCTTTGGCTGACAT ATTTAATCACAAAACAGGAGCTGAGGATGTGCACTTGAACACCTCTGCGTCTAGTGAAGACAGTGAATCCGAGGAGGCCGAGAGTGGTAGCGAAGACGGCAACGAATCTACTACTAGCACAACTTCCAGTGTTGGTCATACTACTGGTGCTAGTACTACTGATGATGTAGCTTCTGGTGCTAGTGATGATGACGGTGACGATGATGATTTGGAGATGGTTATGGTTAAAGATGTCAAAGCCGGAGCTGAG GTCTTCAATACATACGGTTTATTGGGCAATGCTGCACTTCTTCATAGATACGGATTTACAGAGCCAGATAATCCATTTGACATTGTCAATATTGACTTGGAACTTGTACTTCAGTGGGGTGCATCTTTGTTTTCTGGCCAGCATCGTAGAGCGAGGCTATCTTTGTGGAGAAGATTAGGATACTCCGGATGCGCCAGCCACAACTCAGAATATTTTGAGATTTTGTTTAATGGGGAACCTCCAAATGAGCTGCTGCTTCTGTTGTACATTATGTTGTTACAACAGGATGCATATGATAAGATTGATCTGGCTCTAGCAACTGCAGGAAATTCCAATGGGCACATGGACGGCATTTTATCAGATAAAAGTGAAAAATTGTCCGACATAACTGCTGAGTTCAGTGAAGCCGTGTTGCTGACAAATACTATTTGTAATGCTCTCTTGTCCCTTGCAGATATGCGGGAGAGTTTGTATGGTAAAAATTCAATTGAAGATGACATTGAAGCACTGAAAAGGTTTTGTAGTATAAAAGAGAAAAAGTTGCACCATTCGTTGATGCTTCGTATCAGTGAGAGGAAAATTATTCAGAAATTCAGAACATTTGCCTCTTCCAGTTCCCAAGTTAGAACTGGTGAAGCCTCTCCGAGAAAGAAGTTGAAACGAAAATGA